In Stigmatopora nigra isolate UIUO_SnigA chromosome 2, RoL_Snig_1.1, whole genome shotgun sequence, a single window of DNA contains:
- the rnf141 gene encoding RING finger protein 141, which translates to MGQQISGQAARLPEKLLKHASLVRDSGYLTYEEFLARVAELNDLAAKLASEQHKHLLFEVQPGSDASALWKVAVRIVCTKINKDNGTVEASRIMNLYQFIQLYHDMNSQAAGVMAAEGATAREASYAPPANPDACQASMWMGRVKELTDEEECCICMDGKADLILPCTHSFCHKCIDKWSRNCPMCRLQVTGANESWVMSDFPTENDMAGYILNLADEAGHPHRP; encoded by the exons ATGGGCCAGCAGATCTCAGGTCAGGCGGCCCGTCTGCCTGAGAAGCTGCTCAAACACGCCAGCCTGGTGCGGGACAGCGGCTACCTCACCTATGAGGAGTTTTTGGCCAGAGTGGCTGAGCTCAATGACTT AGCTGCAAAACTTGCATCAGAGCAGCACAAACATCTCTTGTTTGAGGTCCAACCAGGATCGGATGCAAGCGCCTTGTGGAAGGTGGCTGTCAGGATCGTTTGCACCAAG ATCAACAAGGACAACGGCACAGTAGAGGCATCGCGTATTATGAACTTGTACCAGTTCATCCAGCTGTACCACGACATGAATAGCCAGGCCGCCGGAGTAATGGCGGCGGAGGGCGCCACCGCTCGCGAGGCTTCTTACGCACCACCCGCTAACCCCGACGCCTGTCAGGCCAGTATGTGGATGGGCAG GGTCAAGGAATTGACAGACGAGGAAGAATGTTGCATCTGCATGGACGGAAAGGCTGACCTAATACTGCCATGCACTCACAGCTTCTGCCATAAGTGCATCGACAAATG GAGCCGCAATTGCCCCATGTGCCGGCTGCAGGTGACTGGTGCCAACGAGTCGTGGGTGATGTCCGACTTCCCCACCGAGAATGATATGGCGGGGTACATCCTCAACCTGGCTGACGAGGCTGGACACCCACATCGCCCTTGA
- the LOC144214541 gene encoding alpha-1,3-mannosyl-glycoprotein 4-beta-N-acetylglucosaminyltransferase C-like has translation MLRCMFADKMRCLRKRSTLPLLGFLVAFLLLFNLYVDMDGFVLDAEKHQLSEALMHSASTERYIHTFRDLSNFSGNINITYRYLAGVPLPRKKYLTIGLSSVKRKRGNYLLETLKSIFDQSSYEELKEILVVVHLADFDPLWCENLLQEISRKFSHHIIAGRLLVIQAPEEYYPSLDGLKRNYNDPEDRVRFRSKQNVDYAFLLNFCTNLSDFYVMLEDDVRCSRNFLTALKKVIASREGSYWVTLEFSKLGYIGKLYHAQDLPRLAHFLLMFYQEMPCDWLLIHFRGLLAQKDVIRFKPSLFQHMGYYSSYKGVENKLKDDDFEEDAVDIPDNPPARLYTNIPVFESYDASKAYSAVDEYFWGKPPSTGDFFVVVFNKSAKINRIRITTGSEDRQSDILHHGAVEVGHKRVEGKQVGQCASFITLGEFRGGRVEVQDVDRKIGFDVDCVRVVVTAGQKEWLIIRTISLWTEQPASHLIK, from the exons ATGCTGAGGTGCATGTTTGCGGACAAGATGAGGTGTTTGAGGAAGAGATCCACGTTGCCTTTGCTGGGCTTCCTGGTTGCCTTCCTGCTGCTCTTCAATCTTTACGTGGACATGGATGGATTTGTGCTG GATGCAGAAAAGCACCAGCTAAGCGAGGCATTGATGCATTCTGCCAGCACGGAACGATACATCCACACCTTCAGAGACCTGTCCAACTTCTCTGGGAACATCAACATAACATACCGCTATCTAGCGGGGGTCCCTCTGCCAAGAAAAA AGTATCTAACCATCGGGCTGTCATCTGTGAAGCGGAAACGAGGCAACTACCTCCTTGAGACCCTCAAGTCCATTTTCGACCAGTCCAGTTACGAGGAGCTGAAGGAGATCTTGGTGGTGGTCCACCTGGCTGACTTCGATCCGCTGTGGTGCGAGAACCTGCTTCAGGAAATCAGTCGCAAGTTCTCGCATCACATCATCGCCGGCCGCCTGCTGGTTATCCAGGCCCCTGAGGAATACTATCCATCTCTGGACGGACTGAAAAGGAACTACAACGACCCCGAGGACCGGGTCCGCTTCCGCTCCAAGCAGAATGTGGACTACGCCTTCTTGCTGAACTTCTGCACCAACCTGTCCGACTTCTACGTGATGCTGGAGGACGACGTGCGATGCTCTCGTAACTTCTTGACGGCGTTGAAGAAGGTGATCGCCTCCCGCGAGGGGTCCTACTGGGTGACGCTGGAGTTCTCCAAGCTGGGCTACATTGGGAAACTCTACCACGCGCAGGACCTGCCACGTCTTGCGCACTTCCTGCTAATGTTCTACCAGGAGATGCCTTGTGACTGGCTGCTCATCCACTTCCGTGGCTTGCTGGCCCAGAAGGACGTGATTCGCTTCAAGCCGTCGCTCTTTCAGCACATGGGCTACTACTCATCATACAAGGGCGTGGAGAACAAACTGAAGGACGATGATTTCGAGGAGGATGCGGTAGACATTCCCGACAACCCGCCCGCACGCCTCTACACAAACATCCCCGTGTTCGAGAGCTACGACGCCAGCAAAGCCTACAGTGCCGTGGACGAGTACTTCTGGGGAAAGCCCCCGTCCACGGGGGACTTCTTTGTGGTGGTCTTCAATAAGTCTGCCAAAATTAACAGAATCCGGATCACGACGGGATCCGAAGATAGACAAAGCGACATCCTCCACCACGGCGCAGTGGAAGTGGGTCACAAGCGTGTAGAGGGAAAACAGGTTGGCCAGTGCGCCTCCTTTATAACTCTGGGGGAGTTCAGAGGAGGCAGGGTCGAGGTCCAGGACGTGGACCGGAAAATCGGCTTCGACGTGGACTGCGTGCGTGTGGTGGTGACGGCTGGCCAGAAAGAATGGCTCATCATCAGGACCATCAGCCTGTGGACAGAACAGCCCGCCAGCCACTTGATCAAGTGA
- the ampd3b gene encoding AMP deaminase 3b isoform X1 yields MAQTTAEEMPRLFPRMSMTEVDEKVRLLAEKVYASALKEEDTKDAIALFTVPEDCPIGLQEDRERALQKELAEQKSQETVKRKKNFMMKRSQSLSLQIPTSEWNLRTHSPILSPTTPEPAFSESFPDFQRVTISGDYCAGITVEDYEQAAKSLLRALFIREKYSRLAYHRFPRTIAQFLRNTEGQNWREEDEVLPDIWPVPREDEDPYSMEGIPDNLDYELQMKDGIVHVFDNAEALKQQQPRTLPYPDLETFAIDLSHVLAMIADGPTKTYCHRRLNFLSSKFYLHEMLNEMAELKELKCVPHRDFYNVRKVDTHIHAAACMNQKHLLKFIKTTYQTEKDCVVLEKGGERFTLEQVFSSLHMDPYDLTVDSLDVHAGRQTFHRFDKFNSKYNPVGASELREIYLKTDNYIEGEYFARLIKEVAKDLEESKYQHAEPRLSIYGRSSNEWKGLATWFIQHKVHSPNLRWMIQVPRIYDIFRAKKLVPNFAKMLENIFLPIFEATVNPQKNPALHVFLKYVTGFDSVDDESKHSDHLFSYKSPKPESWTADENPPYTYYLFYMYANIMVLNNLRKERGLNTFQFRPHCGEAGSITHLVSAFLTADNISHGLNLKKVIWPQSPVLQYLYYLGQVPIAMSPLSNNSLFLQYSKNPLQEFLQKGLCVSLSTDDPMQFHYTKEPLMEEYAIAAQLWKLSTCDLCEIARNSVLQSGLSHQEKKHFLGSNYLQDGPEGNDIKRTNVAQIRMAYRHETLCNELSFLVDAVKADTIVPVVE; encoded by the exons ATGGCCCAAACAACAGCAGAAG AAATGCCCCGACTCTTCCCAAGAATGTCAATGACTGAAGTGGATGAAAAGGTGCGTCTTCTGGCTGAAAAGGTCTATGCCTCAGCCCTGAAGGAGGAGGACACCAAAGACGCAATAGCCCTGTTCACCGTACCCGAGGACTGTCCAATCGGACTGCAGGAAGACCGGGAACGGGCCCTGCAGAAGGAACTGGCTGAGCAAAAGTCTCAGGAGACCGTCAAAAG GAAGAAGAACTTCATGATGAAGCGTTCACAGTCCCTGTCCCTGCAAATTCCCACCAGCGAATGGAACCTGCGGACGCATTCCCCAATACTCTCCCCAACAACACCGGAGCCCGCATTTTCTGAGAGTTTCCCTGACTTTCAGAGAGTGACCATCAGTGGAGACTACTGTGCTGGG ATCACTGTGGAGGATTACGAGCAGGCCGCCAAGAGCCTCCTGAGAGCTCTTTTCATCAGGGAAAAGTACTCTCGGCTTGCATACCATCGCTTTCCCAGGACCATAGCCCAGTTCCTCCGAAACACAGAGGGGCAGAATTGGCGAGAGGAAGATGAGGTCCTGCCTG ACATCTGGCCAGTCCCCCGTGAAGACGAGGACCCATACTCCATGGAAGGCATACCGGACAACTTGGACTACGAGCTGCAGATGAAGGATGGAATCGTTCATGTTTTTGACAATGCTGAAGCCCTGAAACAGCAGCAGCCTCGCACGCTCCCTTACCCGGACTTGGAAACCTTCGCCATAGACTTGAGCCATGTCCTTGCCATGATTGCTGATGGCCCAAC AAAGACCTACTGTCACAGACGGCTAAACTTCTTGTCCTCCAAATTCTACCTACATGAAATGCTCAATGAAATGGCAGAACTTAAGGAACTGAAGTGCGTTCCACACAGAGACTTCTACAACGTCAGAAAG GTGGACACGCATATACATGCTGCCGCCTGTATGAACCAGAAGCACTTGCTGAAGTTCATCAAAACCACATACCAGACAGAGAAAGACTGTGTGGTATTGGAGAAAGGTGGAGAGAGGTTTACCCTGGAACAGGTCTTCAGCAGCCTCCACATGGACCCATATGACCTCACTGTGGACTCGCTGGATGTACACGCA GGCAGACAAACGTTCCATCGCTTTGACAAATTCAACTCCAAGTACAACCCAGTGGGAGCCAGTGAACTGCGGGAGATTTACCTAAAGACAGACAACTACATCGAAGGAGAGTACTTCGCTCGACTTATCAAG gaagtggcaaaggaccttgAGGAGAGCAAGTACCAGCACGCCGAGCCTCGCCTGTCCATTTATGGACGATCCAGCAATGAGTGGAAGGGGCTGGCCACCTGGTTCATCCAGCACAAAGTCCACTCACCCAACCTGAGATGGATGATTCAGGTCCCTCGGATCTA TgacattttcagggcaaaaaaactggtaCCAAACTTCGCCAAAATGCTGGAAAATATTTTCCTTCCCATCTTTGAGGCCACAGTCAACCCCCAGAAGAACCCAGCACTTCACGTTTTTCTAAAATAC GTAACGGGGTTCGACAGCGTGGACGATGAGTCCAAACACAGCGACCATTTGTTCTCCTACAAAAGTCCAAAGCCCGAGTCCTGGACGGCAGACGAGAACCCGCCATACACCTACTATCTGTTCTATATGTACGCCAACATCATGGTGCTCAACAACCTGCGCAA GGAGCGCGGGTTGAACACATTCCAGTTCCGTCCCCACTGCGGTGAGGCCGGCTCCATCACGCACCTGGTGTCCGCCTTCCTAACGGCTGACAACATTTCACATGGCCTCAACCTGAAGAAGGTGATTTGGCCTCAG AGTCCGGTGTTACAGTACCTGTACTACCTGGGCCAGGTCCCCATTGCTATGTCGCCTCTGAGCAACAACAGCCTGTTCCTGCAGTACTCCAAAAATCCACTGCAGGAGTTTCTTCAGAAGGGCCTGTGTGTGTCGCTGTCCACCGATGACCCCATGCAGTTCCACTACACAAAG GAACCATTGATGGAGGAGTACGCCATCGCGGCTCAGCTCTGGAAACTCAGCACCTGCGACTTGTGCGAGATTGCCAGAAATAGCGTGCTTCAGAGCGGTCTGTCGCATCAG gagaaaaaacactttttgggcTCCAACTACCTGCAAGACGGCCCAGAGGGCAACGACATAAAACGTACAAACGTGGCGCAAATCCGCATGGCGTACCGCCATGAGACGCTATGCAATGAGCTCAGCTTTTTAGTTGACGCAGTCAAAGCGGACACAATAGTTCCAGTGGTGGAATGA
- the ampd3b gene encoding AMP deaminase 3b isoform X2, which yields MAQTTAEEMPRLFPRMSMTEVDEKVRLLAEKVYASALKEEDTKDAIALFTVPEDCPIGLQEDRERALQKELAEQKSQETVKRKKNFMMKRSQSLSLQIPTSEWNLRTHSPILSPTTPEPAFSESFPDFQRVTISGDYCAGITVEDYEQAAKSLLRALFIREKYSRLAYHRFPRTIAQFLRNTEGQNWREEDEVLPDIWPVPREDEDPYSMEGIPDNLDYELQMKDGIVHVFDNAEALKQQQPRTLPYPDLETFAIDLSHVLAMIADGPTKTYCHRRLNFLSSKFYLHEMLNEMAELKELKCVPHRDFYNVRKVDTHIHAAACMNQKHLLKFIKTTYQTEKDCVVLEKGGERFTLEQVFSSLHMDPYDLTVDSLDVHAGRQTFHRFDKFNSKYNPVGASELREIYLKTDNYIEGEYFARLIKEVAKDLEESKYQHAEPRLSIYGRSSNEWKGLATWFIQHKVHSPNLRWMIQVPRIYDIFRAKKLVPNFAKMLENIFLPIFEATVNPQKNPALHVFLKYVTGFDSVDDESKHSDHLFSYKSPKPESWTADENPPYTYYLFYMYANIMVLNNLRKERGLNTFQFRPHCGEAGSITHLVSAFLTADNISHGLNLKKSPVLQYLYYLGQVPIAMSPLSNNSLFLQYSKNPLQEFLQKGLCVSLSTDDPMQFHYTKEPLMEEYAIAAQLWKLSTCDLCEIARNSVLQSGLSHQEKKHFLGSNYLQDGPEGNDIKRTNVAQIRMAYRHETLCNELSFLVDAVKADTIVPVVE from the exons ATGGCCCAAACAACAGCAGAAG AAATGCCCCGACTCTTCCCAAGAATGTCAATGACTGAAGTGGATGAAAAGGTGCGTCTTCTGGCTGAAAAGGTCTATGCCTCAGCCCTGAAGGAGGAGGACACCAAAGACGCAATAGCCCTGTTCACCGTACCCGAGGACTGTCCAATCGGACTGCAGGAAGACCGGGAACGGGCCCTGCAGAAGGAACTGGCTGAGCAAAAGTCTCAGGAGACCGTCAAAAG GAAGAAGAACTTCATGATGAAGCGTTCACAGTCCCTGTCCCTGCAAATTCCCACCAGCGAATGGAACCTGCGGACGCATTCCCCAATACTCTCCCCAACAACACCGGAGCCCGCATTTTCTGAGAGTTTCCCTGACTTTCAGAGAGTGACCATCAGTGGAGACTACTGTGCTGGG ATCACTGTGGAGGATTACGAGCAGGCCGCCAAGAGCCTCCTGAGAGCTCTTTTCATCAGGGAAAAGTACTCTCGGCTTGCATACCATCGCTTTCCCAGGACCATAGCCCAGTTCCTCCGAAACACAGAGGGGCAGAATTGGCGAGAGGAAGATGAGGTCCTGCCTG ACATCTGGCCAGTCCCCCGTGAAGACGAGGACCCATACTCCATGGAAGGCATACCGGACAACTTGGACTACGAGCTGCAGATGAAGGATGGAATCGTTCATGTTTTTGACAATGCTGAAGCCCTGAAACAGCAGCAGCCTCGCACGCTCCCTTACCCGGACTTGGAAACCTTCGCCATAGACTTGAGCCATGTCCTTGCCATGATTGCTGATGGCCCAAC AAAGACCTACTGTCACAGACGGCTAAACTTCTTGTCCTCCAAATTCTACCTACATGAAATGCTCAATGAAATGGCAGAACTTAAGGAACTGAAGTGCGTTCCACACAGAGACTTCTACAACGTCAGAAAG GTGGACACGCATATACATGCTGCCGCCTGTATGAACCAGAAGCACTTGCTGAAGTTCATCAAAACCACATACCAGACAGAGAAAGACTGTGTGGTATTGGAGAAAGGTGGAGAGAGGTTTACCCTGGAACAGGTCTTCAGCAGCCTCCACATGGACCCATATGACCTCACTGTGGACTCGCTGGATGTACACGCA GGCAGACAAACGTTCCATCGCTTTGACAAATTCAACTCCAAGTACAACCCAGTGGGAGCCAGTGAACTGCGGGAGATTTACCTAAAGACAGACAACTACATCGAAGGAGAGTACTTCGCTCGACTTATCAAG gaagtggcaaaggaccttgAGGAGAGCAAGTACCAGCACGCCGAGCCTCGCCTGTCCATTTATGGACGATCCAGCAATGAGTGGAAGGGGCTGGCCACCTGGTTCATCCAGCACAAAGTCCACTCACCCAACCTGAGATGGATGATTCAGGTCCCTCGGATCTA TgacattttcagggcaaaaaaactggtaCCAAACTTCGCCAAAATGCTGGAAAATATTTTCCTTCCCATCTTTGAGGCCACAGTCAACCCCCAGAAGAACCCAGCACTTCACGTTTTTCTAAAATAC GTAACGGGGTTCGACAGCGTGGACGATGAGTCCAAACACAGCGACCATTTGTTCTCCTACAAAAGTCCAAAGCCCGAGTCCTGGACGGCAGACGAGAACCCGCCATACACCTACTATCTGTTCTATATGTACGCCAACATCATGGTGCTCAACAACCTGCGCAA GGAGCGCGGGTTGAACACATTCCAGTTCCGTCCCCACTGCGGTGAGGCCGGCTCCATCACGCACCTGGTGTCCGCCTTCCTAACGGCTGACAACATTTCACATGGCCTCAACCTGAAGAAG AGTCCGGTGTTACAGTACCTGTACTACCTGGGCCAGGTCCCCATTGCTATGTCGCCTCTGAGCAACAACAGCCTGTTCCTGCAGTACTCCAAAAATCCACTGCAGGAGTTTCTTCAGAAGGGCCTGTGTGTGTCGCTGTCCACCGATGACCCCATGCAGTTCCACTACACAAAG GAACCATTGATGGAGGAGTACGCCATCGCGGCTCAGCTCTGGAAACTCAGCACCTGCGACTTGTGCGAGATTGCCAGAAATAGCGTGCTTCAGAGCGGTCTGTCGCATCAG gagaaaaaacactttttgggcTCCAACTACCTGCAAGACGGCCCAGAGGGCAACGACATAAAACGTACAAACGTGGCGCAAATCCGCATGGCGTACCGCCATGAGACGCTATGCAATGAGCTCAGCTTTTTAGTTGACGCAGTCAAAGCGGACACAATAGTTCCAGTGGTGGAATGA
- the admb gene encoding uncharacterized protein admb: MRLALRTLLCCCMLTAMMSVVRSAAIRKRVKGRLQTNKRVVAQEFPLRPTQHGGDTQIQSTTPSILISTRRRRSPSKTSGCFLFSCSYHDLIYRLSQMHERDKKLTTAPTHKMKSIGRRRRQSAETPTTVPAPQIPCWVCLLSSDRDKKSPGRTQDEENPPRPTQRGTVDVD, from the exons ATGAGGCTAGCGCTGCGCACGCTCCTCTGCTGCTGCATGTTGACAGCGATGATGTCGGTGGTGAGAAGCGCCGCAATAAGGAAAAG GGTCAAAGGGCGTCTGCAGACCAACAAGAGAGTTGTGGCCCAAGAATTCCCCCTGAGACCAACGCAGCATGGCGGGGATACCCAAATTCAGTCAACAACCCCCAG cattCTCATCAGCACGAGGAGACGGCGTTCCCCATCCAAAACCTCCGGTTGTTTCCTCTTTTCGTGTTCCTACCACGACCTCATCTACCGCCTCAGCCAGATGCATGAGCGTGACAAAAAGTTGACCACCGCTCCCACACACAAGATGAAGTCTATCGGCCGTCGCCGACGTCAAAGCGCCGAAACCCCCACGACCGTGCCAGCCCCTCAAATCCCTTGTTGGGTGTGCTTGCTGTCCTCGGACCGGGACAAGAAATCACCGGGACGAACCCAGGACGAAGAAAATCCACCTCGCCCGACGCAACGAGGCACCGTGGACGTAGACTGA